GCCCGTCGCATAAAACACCATCATTTCCGCCATCATCGCCGCCGCATCACGTGGATGCCCATCTGGCTCTGGGACGTATTTCACGATGGCGGCGAAACCAGGCTCCTTCGCATGCGCCGCCGGTTTTCGATTATCAAACGACGGCTGCGCCGGTTCGTCGCCACTCTGGCTGCGGATTGACAGCAAGTCCCCGATGACTCGCGCACCGTTCAAACGATTCTCTGGTTTCTTCCAACGCTTCGGTTGTTTCTCCCGGCGCGATTCTTTGATCGCGAATTTCAACCGCATCCTGAAAGCACGCTATCCGGATCTCGCCCCGTTGCCGCGTTTCGGCAAAAACTCAGTTGCCCGATGAACGCTCCTTCGCCGTCCACTCCCCCGCCGCGCCGTCGGCGCTCACCATTGCCCGAGCCTGGGGTGCGCGACCGCCTGCTGGTCATCCGTCACCGCAGTGACACGCTCGGAGGCTGGTTGAGCAAACAGCAGGGACTTTTCTCGGAGTTTTTCGCCGTGCTGGGCGCATTGCATTACGCCGAGCGCAACGGCGCCGCCGGCGTGCGTATCGAATTCACTTCAAAACTCTATCGAGATCCGGCCCGCGACACCAACTGGTGGGGATATTTTTTTGAGCCGGTCATGTGGCTGGGCGAACCCCGCCCCGGTGCCCGCAAGGTGCATTGCAACGGCTGGCATCGCTTCGGTCCGCACGCATGGAACGAATCGTGGACCACGTTGAGCATCCCCGGCAACACCGCCCTGCAGCCCTACCCGATCAACGCCGAACACGAGGTGCGCGAAGTCAACCGGCTCACCGCGCGCCACATTCGTGTCCGCCCCGAATGGACGGCCCGCGTCGACGAGTTTTTATCCGCGCACACGCAGCCGTCCGACTTCCTGATCGGCGTCCACTATCGCGGCACGGACAAAATTAACGTCTTCCCCTATCGTTCTCCCGACTACAGCGTCTACGCCGAGCAAATCGACCGAGTGCTCGCCCGACACCAGCCGCAATCGTGGCGACTGTTTGTTGCCACCGACGAAACCGAATTCGCCGACTGGGCCGCGGCCCGCTACGGCGATCGCGTGATCTCGCTCTCAGATGCACCGCGCCTTTCCGCCAGCGATCCGGATGGACGCAAGAACGGCACGCATAAAAATCTTTCGCTATCCGGCGTCGTCAAGGGCGGCACCGCGGTGCTCGACTGCCTGCTGCTCTCACGTTGCCATCATCTCATTAAAAATCGTTCGAGCCTGTCCGACATCTCACTCGCTTTCAACGCGGCCTTGCCGTGGACCTTCATCCTCGACGACACCCTCGTCCACGAGGGAACCGGCATCAGTTCTTGACCGCATCGTTGACGACCACCGCCGGCGGATTCAGCCAGCGCCAATGATGCCCGAACACCATCAGCATGCCGCCGGTTGAGCGCACGACGCGGGAAGCCAGGTAAGCCGCCGCACCCCAGGCCCACACCATCGAGGGCACCCCGCACAGCGAGACGCCGAGCATCAAGATCGGCACCACAAAATCCGGCCACGGCCGTTTCGTTCCGAGCAAGTGCCCCGCGATCACACGGCCTGTGTAATCGGCTCCGTGGAGCGTCAACAGGAGCGCCGTCTCCCACCACGTCACATCGAAATACAAACCCCGCGCGCACAGCAACGCGCTCATGAGAGCATAGGCCGCCAGTCCGGCTGGCAGTCGCTTGATACGCAGCACGCAGGCGGCCGAGGTCATCACACTTCCGATCGCACCGGCGATCATCACGCACTCGAACACCGTGCGCCCGCCCACCAGCGGCGCGTGCCACCACTCCGCCGCACCCGGCCAGCACCAGCTCGCGAAAAACACCAGCGTGAGCAACATGGCCTCGAGGGGCCCGGTCAGCCCGAAATAGAGCTCCTTGCGCTCCCTTTCCTCGGCCATCGTCGCCGCACCGGCCATCAACACCGCCCACAGCACGATGAGGCACACGGCCGAGTCGGCGCGGCCTGCCACCAGAAACATGACCACCACCGCGATCGCCCCGTGAAAAACATCGGTGAAATGATCTAGGTATTCACCGAGCGGACTGCTCGTGCCCGTGCGCCGCGAATGCATGCCGTCCGCATGGTCGTAGATCACATAACCGGCCATCAAAATCAAAAAGGCGGGCGCCAGCACCGCAGCGTTATCCGCCGCCAGCGCCATCGCCAGCATCACCCACATGCAAGCCGAGGATCCCAGCGTCAGCAGATTGGCCGGCACCGCCGGCGGCATCCAAACGACGAACCAATGCACAAAATAACGGCAGAACGGACGCACCAGCAACGAGCGGTCCACGCAAGTGTAGCTGTAGGTCGGCACGTCTGAACGCATGGCTCGTAATGGGACTGATTCCCGATATCGTGTCGCTACTATAATACTGCACTTTCTGACCTGTTAAAAACGAATCCGCAATGGTTCGAAACGAACCGCGCCACATCCTTGGCTTTCAGCGATGATCTCTCTACTCCGACACATTCACGGCACATTTCTTTCCGGTTGGTGGCGCTGGCAGAAAGAACACTATGATGTTTTCGCCGGTCCGCAGAAAGGCCCCCTGTCACGCGTGCGGGCTCCGTTCGGATGCTACTTTGCCGATCCCTTTCTTCATTTTCATGCGGGTGAATACTGGCTCCTGATGGAACAGTTTTTGTATTCAAAAAACCGCGGGCGTCTCGTGGCGCGACGGGCATCCGGCGGTCCCGTGATCCCCATCACACTCGCCGGACCGGGCCATGCGTCCTTCCCCTGCGTCTTCGAAGAGGGCGGACACCTTTACCTCATCCCCGAGACCGGCAACACCGGCACGCTCGACCTCTATATTTGCGAACGTTTTCCCGATCAATGGCGGCTCGTGCGCCGGCTGGCCGACAACCTGGATGCCGCTGACACCGTGCCGCTCCGCCATGCCGGACGTTGGTGGTTGCTCACCTCGATCCGCCGGTCGCGCGCCGATGACGGACATCGTTCCTGGGCAATTTTCCACACGGACAATCTCCTCACCGGCGAATTGATCCCGCATCCGGTGAACGACGAACGCCGCCACGCCGAATCGCCTTTCTCCGCCGGCCGCAACGCCGGAGCGGTCATCCCCATGCCCGATGGCCGCCTGCTGCGCCCGTTTCACGACAGCCACCGTTACTACGGTGAAAACCTGGGCTGGACGCGAATCGACATGCTTACGCCGTCCACATTTATCGAGACCGTGCTCACCGAAACACCGGTGGAATTTACGGCTTTGCCGAAGCTCCCGCTGCACCATGTTTCCACTCATTCGGGATGGATGGCCTGCGACACCCGCAATCGCATCCCCTACGGAATCAATCGCGGGAAATAAGCGTCGCCTCGCCTCTCGACTTCCAGCGCCGGCGGAACAACCGCACGGCGATCACCAAAACGATCAGCAGGCCCGCCCCCGCGGCCGCCGGCGCGAAACGACCACTTAAAAGTCCCTGGCCAAATATCACCCCAGCGCATACCCAGGGCAGCGCAACCAGCGCGGACAACAGCAGGTAGATCGCGAACGGCGTCCTTGCCAGCGCGAGCAGGCAGCTACCCAAAATCATCGGTGGTCCGGGCAGCACTCTCACCAGCATGACCACGCTCACGGCATTGGCGGGCGTCACTTGGGGAACCTTGTAACCGCGACCGTGCAACAACCGCTCCACCATCGGTCGCAGGGCATACCTTGCTACCACATAGCTCAGCGAAAGCTGCACCAGCACCGCAACCATGCACGCCGCGATGACGCCCGGCACCGTGAGCTGTCCGGCAAACAACTCGCCCGCGGGCACCGTGAACCAGGCCAGCGGCAACGGCAGCAAGGCCATCGCCACAAAATACGGAACCGGTCCGGCCGCGCGGATCGTTTCGATTCCCCCGCCCGCCACGCTCTTCAGCTCGGCACGAAATATCCACACCACGGCCGCGACCACCAAGGCGAGGACGATGCCAGCGATCAGCCTGCGGGACGGACTGCCTGGGACAGGCTGCGAATGGTTCGACATGCGTTCGGTCAGCCTGCCCCGGCCGGATGGCTCGTCAAGTTGCGCGCAAAAACACTGGCCTCCGCCGGACGTTTCTGACGCGCTCGCCCGTGTTGCCCGCCATGTCCACTCCCGACTCCTCCATCGACGTCGTCTACACCTGGGTCGATGGCACGCGTCCCGATTATCTGGAGCAGCTGGGCCGTCACGCCAAAGGCACGCGCGATCTCAACCCCGAGCGTTACCGCGATGCTTACGACTGCCTGCGCCACAGCCTGCGCTCTCTAGAACTGCACGCGCCTTGGGTGCGCAACGTCTACCTCGTCACCTGTCGCCCCCAAGTGCCCGCGTGGCTGCGAATCGATCACCCGCGTCTGCGTATCGTGCACCACGACGAGATCATGTCGGCCGATGTCGCCCAGCCCACTTTCAACAGCAACGTCATCGAGTGCTCTCTCCATAAACTGCCGGGCATCTCGAAGCGTTTCATCTATTTCAACGACGACTACTTCCTCGGCTCCCCGGCCACTCTGGAGGATTTTCAAACCGCCGACGGTCGCATCAAAATCTTTGGCACCCTCGTCGGCGAACGCGCCCGCCGACTCGTTTACGAAAAACAACCCGTCTACTTCGGCTTGGTTGAACACGGTCCCATCCTTATCGACTGCGATGAATGGGCCGAGATGCAGCGGCTCGTTTACGATGAATTAAAGGGGTTCCTTCAGCACCGCTTTCGCACGCCCGCCGATTTTCGCCCGGAGCGGCTCTACCGCTGGCACCTTTTAACGCACCGCCGCGCACAGACGCGGATCGTCCCGTTCTGGGAATACCTGCGCCATTCCGCGTTTCACAAGATCAAGCCCGGTCCCGCCCGCCAGCGGCTCCTGCTCGATCGCATCGCCCGCCGCCGTCCGCGCTTCCTCTGCCTCAACGATGACCTCGGTTTCCCCGCCGATCCCGCAGTGATTGCGGAGGTCCGGTCATTTCTCGCCCGGATGTTTCCTCAACCTTCGTCGTTCGAGACCGGCGCACCTTCGTAAATTCTCAACAACCTCTCCACGCCGCGGTTCCAGTCGTAGCGCGACGCCACTTCGCGGGCTCGGTCCGCACACGCGGCATACGCCGCCGCATACGCGGTCACCGCGCGCAATGCCTCCGCCAGTGCCGCGGCGTCTCCCGCCGTCACCAGCCTCCCCGTCCCCGTGCCATCAAGCCAGTCCGCGTATCCACGGATTCGTGACGCCACCACCGGCACGCCGTGAGCCAGCGCCTCCAGCGCTACCAGCCCGAAACTCTCGCCACCTCTCGACGGAACCGCGCATACATCTGCCGCGGCATACGCCGCCGACAACTCGGCCGCACTGACTTCACCGCGCGCCGTGGCCGGCCCGACCGCATCGAGCGTGAACGCTCCCGGGGTTTCCGCATCGAGGCGGCGCATCGCCTCTTTCAACACATCGAAGCCTTTGCGCGGTTCATCGGCGCGTCCGACAAACAGCACCCGCACCGGCCGGCCCGCCGCCCGCGACGGGCGCATCGCCGCGGCATCAGGCAACCGCACACCGTTGGGCACGACCGCAAACGGCCGCGGATGCCAGCGTGTCGCGAACTCCCGAGCCGAAGCTGAGACCGCGACCCGCGCATCCAGCCGGCGGTTGACCCACCGGCACCACGGCCACGCCCACAGGTATCCGCGACTCGTTTCAGAATAAGTATGAAACGTGCCCACCGTTCGCGCCCCACCCGCATGGATCAGCGCGAAGGTGTTCAGCGTCGGCAAAAACGGTTCCTGCAGATGAATGACATCCGGACGAAAATCGCGGATTAGCCGCTTCACCTCTGTCCCGATACCCAAGTCCAGGGTTACCCGGCTGCGCGCACCGTTGAGCGCGCCAACCCAGATGCGCCCGATACGATGGATGGAAGGGTTCGCGATTTCGGGTGTTTCCGCCGATGACGGCCCGATCAGGCGGACCTCGATCCCCTTCCGCAGGAGCGTTTCAAGCAGATCGAGCGCGTGGCGGTTTACCCCTCCGGGAACCGCAAGATCGTAAGGAGTCGTGAGGAGGACGCGCATGATCGCAGAATGGCGCAGAGTGGTGCACAACCTGTCCTCGAAGAAAGCTGAAAACCATTTCTCCTCCCAAGATCACCTTTCAATCGCATTGACAGGACCGGCAGGCGACTTGCTGATGACCGTCCTCTAAGTCTCCCTAACGCGGTGCAATCATACGGCTTTAAGGCGATTCGACACATCCAGCCCTCCGCTCCTGTTATCGTGACTTTTACTCTGCGCCACCTCCCGTTTGCGATCTGCGTGCTGATGTCTCCACTGGCCGCCCAGACTGCGGAATCACCGCCCGTAATTACCCGGCCCGGCCTTTCTCTGCGCGATGCACTCACCGCTTCTCTGCGCGACAATCCCGCCCTCCGTGTCAATGAAACCGTGATCGAGCAGCGCTCCGGCTTCCTCGATCAAACCGCCGGCGCCTTTGACTGGAATACGTTCGCCACCGTCGCCGCCACCGAGAACCGCACGCCGCTGGCTCCCGTGATCCCGGGCAGCACCCCGACCGCCCATTCACACGGCCTCACTTATACCGCCGGTGTTTCCCGCCTGTTGCGCAACGGCGTCGTTCTCCGTCCCAATGCCGCCGTCAGCGTGGACGACCAGGTTTCCCCCGTCTCCTCCGCCGCCGGCCGGTCCAGCGTCAACTTTGAGATTCTCGTCCCGCTCCTGCGCGGTCTTGGTCGCGACAGCACTGGCGCCGTGGAGGCCGCCGCCCGCGGCGATGTGAAAGTCGCCAAGCTTCTCTACCAGCACGCACTCTCGACGCAGGCCTTCAACACCGCCGTCAGCTACTGGTCGAGCCGCGCCGCCGACGACGCCTATCTCGTGCAACGCGACGTCGAACGCTCCGCCGCCCGCCTCGTCGAATCGACCAAGGTCCTCGTCGACAGCCGCATCTTTCCGCCTGCCTACCTGTTGCAAGCCGAGGCCAACCTTCGCGAAAAACGCACCGTGCGCATCAACGCGGAACTCGAATCGCGCTCCGCCCGTTTCACGCTCGGCCAGCAACTCGGCCTCGCCCCCGAACAGATCGCCGAGACTCCTGCGCCCAACGATGGGTTTCCTCCGGTCACCGAAGCCGGCGCACTCACCTCGGACGCGATGCGCACGCCGATGATCCGCCGCGCCTTGGTCGCGCGCGCCGATTACGTTGCCTCCCAAGAGAGCCTCGTTCCGCTCAACCTCCTTGCCCGTCAGGCGCAGATCGATCTCAAGCCCCGCCTCGACCTCACCGTCAGCGCCGGCTACCGCGGCCTGAGCAACGATGACAACGCGACCGACCCGCTTCGTGAACGCATGACCGGCGGCAACGGCCTCGTCGGCCTCTCCCTCGACTGGCCTTTTAACAACAGTTACCAGCGCGGCCTGCTGCGTGAACGCCGCGCCAACATCGCCCAAGTCGAAGCCCAGACCATCCAGCTTTCCCAGCTCATCGCCGGCCAGGTGCTTCTCGCCCTCGAACAAGTCCGCCTTCGCGCCGACGCCGTGCGCTCCGCCCAGGACACGGTCGATCTCTCCAAGCGCGCGCTCGCCGCTCAATACGAGCAGCTCAAAACCGGCGACGGCACCATCCTCGATGTCATCAGCCTGGAAAACATCTCCTCCGGCGCCCGCATCCGCTACATCAACGCCCATGCGTCCTACGCCACCGCGCTCGCCCAGCTTCGCTTCACCCTCGGCTTGATCTTCAAGGAAACCGGCATCGCCGGCGCCAGCCTCTCCCTCGAAGACCTCACCACCCAGCCCGCCCTCTGATTTTTTCCCGATGAAACACGCCTCCTTCCTGCGCCTCTCGCTTGCTTCCGTCCTGCTGGCCGCCGGCCTGCACGCCGCCGACACCGTCTCCGCCCTCGGACGGGTCCTCCCCAAATCCGGCATCATCGATCTCTCCGGACCTCCCGGCGACACCGTGTCCGAAATTCTCGTGACCGAGGGCGACTGGGTGCAACCGGGCCAGCCGCTGGTCCGCCTTTCCTCCACCGCCGGTGCCGTCAACCGCCTCAAGCAAGCCGAGGCCGATCTCACCGCCACCCGCGCCAGCACCGCCAAGGATATCGAGATCGCCCGCGCCCGCCTCGCCACCGTCGCCACCGAAACCAAGTTCGCCCAAGGCCGCTACGACCGCATCGCCGCCGCCCGGGACAGCGAATTCGTTTCCCCCGACCAGATAGAGGACCGCACGCTCGGCAAACAGACCGCCGAGTTGAAACTCGCCCAGACCACCCAGAATCTCGACCTCGCTATCAACGAAGCCGCCAAAACCGTGCGTGCCGCCGAGGCCGATGTCGCCGCCGCCAAGGCCCAGCTCGCCGCCTCCGAGGTGCGTTCACCCATCAAGGCCCGCATCCTCAAGATCCGAGCCCGCGCCGGAGCCCCGGCCGGCGGCCGCGCCGAGTTGTTCAAGATCGGCGACACCTCCGGCATGATCGTCGTCGCCGAGGTCTACGAGTCCGACATTCTCAAGGTGAAAGCCGGTCAGAAAGCCGTCGTCACTTCCTCCGCGCTCCCCAAGAAAATGACCGGCACCGTCATCGGCGTGAGCAACATCGTTTTCCGCAATAACATCGAGAGCATGGATCCCAACAGCACCACGCAGGGCCGCGTGGTCGAGGCGACCATCCGCATGGACGAGAACGAGCCGCTCGACCGCCTCGTGTTCCTGCAGGTCGACGTGAGCATCTCGCTCTGAGTTTTTCGCCCGGCCGTTCACGTCACTTCCTTGCCGATGCCCATGCGCACGCCCCTGGCTTGGTTAAACACCATCCAGAATAAAAAGCGCACCGCCACCGCGGTGGGCGGCATCTGCTTTGCCGTTCTCCTCATCTTCATGCAGGCCGGCTTCCTCGGCGCCGCGCGGCTCAACTCCTCGCTCACCTACCGCCAGCTGGACTTCAATCTGATGATCGTCTCGCGCGGTTACCTGATGCTCACGCGCAGCGAGTCGATCGACATCTACCGCGTGATCCAGGCCCGCAGTGTCCCCGGCGTGGCTTCGGTCGAAGGCCTGCTCCTCGAAGGCGGACGATGGAGCAACCAGGTCTCCAACTCCTCGGAGTCCTGCTTCATCTTCGGTCTGCGTCCCGGCGGTCACTACTTCCTCGATCCCGCCCTCAACGACTCGATCGGCCTCCTCAACGAACGCCAGACCGTGCTCGTCGACCGGCTCGCCCGCTCCAGCTACGGGCCGTGGCACACCGGCGGCCCCGCCATCGTCAACCGTCAGGAACTTTCCATTCGCGGCGATTACGCCCTCGGCATGGGCCTGCTCGCCGACGGCAGCGTGATCACCAGCCTCGATACTTACCTGCGGCTCTACGGCATTCCCCAGTTGCGCGAATATCAATTCGGTCTCGTCCGCACCGCTCCCGGTGCCGACGTCAACGCCGTCGCTACTGCACTCCGCGAGGCCCTGCCCCGCGATGTGCTCGTGCTGACCAAGCCCGATCTCATCGAGCGCGAGGAAAACTATTTCGTGAACGTGAAGCCCGTCGGCGTCATGTTTCAGGTCGGCATGTTCGTGGCCTTTCTCGTCGGCGCTGTCATCCTGTATCAGATCCTCTCCAGCGAAATCGCCAACCGCCTTCGCGAATTCGCAACGCTCAAAGCCATGGGCTACACCGAGCGTTACATCTACGCGGTCGGCATCCGTCAGGGTCTGATCTTTTCACTGATGGGTTACTTCCCGTCGCTGATCCTGTCGTTCGGTCTCTACCGTTTGCTGCGCGCCTTGTCGTCCTTCCCTGTTTACATGGATCTCACGCGCGCGTTGTTCGTCCTCGGTCTCACCCTCGCGATGTGCGCCATCGCCGCGGTCTTCGCCCTCGGCAAGATCAAGCGCGCCGATCCGGCCGATCTGTTCTGAGCCATGCGTTTCCTGCGTCCATTGCCCATCGCCTGGAACATGCTGATCGACAAGCCGTCGCGTCTCGCCCTGTCCGTCATGGCCGTGGCGTTTTCGGTAGTGATCATGTTTATGGAGCTCGGTTTTTTCAACGGCTCCAACGACAGCGCCGCCAACCTGCCGCCCCACTTCGACTGCGACCTCATCCTCTCGCACAAAGAGAAAAACCATCTCAAGACCGGCGAAGAATTCCCCATCGACTGGATCTACAAGGCCCGCGATGTCGCCGGCGTCGCCGCCTCCGTCCCGCTTTATAGCGGCGCCGATTACTGGTGGAACCCGCAGGACGGTTCCCGCAACCGTGTCTTCACGCTTGGCGTCAACCTCGACGATCCGATGTTCACCACCGCGATCATCGCCGCCAACCGTAGAGCCCTTCAGAAACCCGGCGCGGTCATCTACGACCGCCTTTCCCGTCACGAACTCGGCCAGGTGGAAAGCGGCACGACCACCACGCTCGGGAGGATCAAGGTCACGGTCGTCGGACTCTGCGAACTCGGGCCCAACTTCAGCTACGAGGGGCACGTTATCATGAGCGCCGATACGTTTCTGCTCATGCAAAACCAGCCTCGTGACGTGATCGATCTCGGCCTGATCCGCGTCCAGCCCGGCGCCGATGTAAACGAGGTCCGCCAGCGTCTGCTCGCCGCGCTTCCGCCCCAGGCATTGCTACTCACTCCGGCCGAGATCAACACCCGCGAGATCCGCGTCACCACCCAACGAAGCCCCGCCGGCATCGTCTTCGGCATCGGCCTGGTCGTCGGCTTCGCCATCGGCGTGATCATCTGCTACCAGATTTTGTTTAACGAGGTGAACGATCACCTCCCCCAGTTCGCCACGCTCAAGGCCATGGGCCACCCGCCCCGTTTCATCAGCGGCATCGTCCTCCACGAGGCCGTGCTGATGGCGCTGGCCGGTTTTATTCCCGGGCTCATCGCCGGCTTCGGCCTCTACATGCTCATCGAGCACTTCACCCAGATTCGCATGTTCCTCACCCCGGGCCGCGTGTTGTTAATCTTCGTGCTCACGAGCGGCATGTGCCTGCTCGCCGGCCACCTCGCCCTCAAGAAAGTCCACTCCACCGATCCTGCGGATCTCTTCTGATCCAATCCTTCCTTAGACACCGCCATGAGCCTTTCCTCCCACCAAGAAGTCGCGATCGAAGTTGTCGGCGTGAACCACCACTACGGCAAGGGCGACGCACGCAAACAGGCCCTCCACAACAACACTCTCACCATCCACAAGGGTGAGATCGTCATCATGACCGGCCCGTCCGGTTCGGGCAAAACCACGCTGCTCACCCTCATCGGCGCGCTCCGCTCCGTGCAGGAAGGCGGCATCAAGCTGTGGGGCACCGAGCTCGCCGGCCTCAATCCCGTCCA
This portion of the Rariglobus hedericola genome encodes:
- a CDS encoding CDP-alcohol phosphatidyltransferase family protein, giving the protein MRSDVPTYSYTCVDRSLLVRPFCRYFVHWFVVWMPPAVPANLLTLGSSACMWVMLAMALAADNAAVLAPAFLILMAGYVIYDHADGMHSRRTGTSSPLGEYLDHFTDVFHGAIAVVVMFLVAGRADSAVCLIVLWAVLMAGAATMAEERERKELYFGLTGPLEAMLLTLVFFASWCWPGAAEWWHAPLVGGRTVFECVMIAGAIGSVMTSAACVLRIKRLPAGLAAYALMSALLCARGLYFDVTWWETALLLTLHGADYTGRVIAGHLLGTKRPWPDFVVPILMLGVSLCGVPSMVWAWGAAAYLASRVVRSTGGMLMVFGHHWRWLNPPAVVVNDAVKN
- a CDS encoding glucosamine inositolphosphorylceramide transferase family protein; the encoded protein is MISLLRHIHGTFLSGWWRWQKEHYDVFAGPQKGPLSRVRAPFGCYFADPFLHFHAGEYWLLMEQFLYSKNRGRLVARRASGGPVIPITLAGPGHASFPCVFEEGGHLYLIPETGNTGTLDLYICERFPDQWRLVRRLADNLDAADTVPLRHAGRWWLLTSIRRSRADDGHRSWAIFHTDNLLTGELIPHPVNDERRHAESPFSAGRNAGAVIPMPDGRLLRPFHDSHRYYGENLGWTRIDMLTPSTFIETVLTETPVEFTALPKLPLHHVSTHSGWMACDTRNRIPYGINRGK
- a CDS encoding VTT domain-containing protein; its protein translation is MSNHSQPVPGSPSRRLIAGIVLALVVAAVVWIFRAELKSVAGGGIETIRAAGPVPYFVAMALLPLPLAWFTVPAGELFAGQLTVPGVIAACMVAVLVQLSLSYVVARYALRPMVERLLHGRGYKVPQVTPANAVSVVMLVRVLPGPPMILGSCLLALARTPFAIYLLLSALVALPWVCAGVIFGQGLLSGRFAPAAAGAGLLIVLVIAVRLFRRRWKSRGEATLISRD
- a CDS encoding Stealth CR1 domain-containing protein; this translates as MSTPDSSIDVVYTWVDGTRPDYLEQLGRHAKGTRDLNPERYRDAYDCLRHSLRSLELHAPWVRNVYLVTCRPQVPAWLRIDHPRLRIVHHDEIMSADVAQPTFNSNVIECSLHKLPGISKRFIYFNDDYFLGSPATLEDFQTADGRIKIFGTLVGERARRLVYEKQPVYFGLVEHGPILIDCDEWAEMQRLVYDELKGFLQHRFRTPADFRPERLYRWHLLTHRRAQTRIVPFWEYLRHSAFHKIKPGPARQRLLLDRIARRRPRFLCLNDDLGFPADPAVIAEVRSFLARMFPQPSSFETGAPS
- a CDS encoding glycosyltransferase family 4 protein, translated to MRVLLTTPYDLAVPGGVNRHALDLLETLLRKGIEVRLIGPSSAETPEIANPSIHRIGRIWVGALNGARSRVTLDLGIGTEVKRLIRDFRPDVIHLQEPFLPTLNTFALIHAGGARTVGTFHTYSETSRGYLWAWPWCRWVNRRLDARVAVSASAREFATRWHPRPFAVVPNGVRLPDAAAMRPSRAAGRPVRVLFVGRADEPRKGFDVLKEAMRRLDAETPGAFTLDAVGPATARGEVSAAELSAAYAAADVCAVPSRGGESFGLVALEALAHGVPVVASRIRGYADWLDGTGTGRLVTAGDAAALAEALRAVTAYAAAYAACADRAREVASRYDWNRGVERLLRIYEGAPVSNDEG
- a CDS encoding TolC family protein, which encodes MTFTLRHLPFAICVLMSPLAAQTAESPPVITRPGLSLRDALTASLRDNPALRVNETVIEQRSGFLDQTAGAFDWNTFATVAATENRTPLAPVIPGSTPTAHSHGLTYTAGVSRLLRNGVVLRPNAAVSVDDQVSPVSSAAGRSSVNFEILVPLLRGLGRDSTGAVEAAARGDVKVAKLLYQHALSTQAFNTAVSYWSSRAADDAYLVQRDVERSAARLVESTKVLVDSRIFPPAYLLQAEANLREKRTVRINAELESRSARFTLGQQLGLAPEQIAETPAPNDGFPPVTEAGALTSDAMRTPMIRRALVARADYVASQESLVPLNLLARQAQIDLKPRLDLTVSAGYRGLSNDDNATDPLRERMTGGNGLVGLSLDWPFNNSYQRGLLRERRANIAQVEAQTIQLSQLIAGQVLLALEQVRLRADAVRSAQDTVDLSKRALAAQYEQLKTGDGTILDVISLENISSGARIRYINAHASYATALAQLRFTLGLIFKETGIAGASLSLEDLTTQPAL
- a CDS encoding HlyD family efflux transporter periplasmic adaptor subunit, which produces MKHASFLRLSLASVLLAAGLHAADTVSALGRVLPKSGIIDLSGPPGDTVSEILVTEGDWVQPGQPLVRLSSTAGAVNRLKQAEADLTATRASTAKDIEIARARLATVATETKFAQGRYDRIAAARDSEFVSPDQIEDRTLGKQTAELKLAQTTQNLDLAINEAAKTVRAAEADVAAAKAQLAASEVRSPIKARILKIRARAGAPAGGRAELFKIGDTSGMIVVAEVYESDILKVKAGQKAVVTSSALPKKMTGTVIGVSNIVFRNNIESMDPNSTTQGRVVEATIRMDENEPLDRLVFLQVDVSISL
- a CDS encoding FtsX-like permease family protein: MRTPLAWLNTIQNKKRTATAVGGICFAVLLIFMQAGFLGAARLNSSLTYRQLDFNLMIVSRGYLMLTRSESIDIYRVIQARSVPGVASVEGLLLEGGRWSNQVSNSSESCFIFGLRPGGHYFLDPALNDSIGLLNERQTVLVDRLARSSYGPWHTGGPAIVNRQELSIRGDYALGMGLLADGSVITSLDTYLRLYGIPQLREYQFGLVRTAPGADVNAVATALREALPRDVLVLTKPDLIEREENYFVNVKPVGVMFQVGMFVAFLVGAVILYQILSSEIANRLREFATLKAMGYTERYIYAVGIRQGLIFSLMGYFPSLILSFGLYRLLRALSSFPVYMDLTRALFVLGLTLAMCAIAAVFALGKIKRADPADLF
- a CDS encoding FtsX-like permease family protein, with amino-acid sequence MRFLRPLPIAWNMLIDKPSRLALSVMAVAFSVVIMFMELGFFNGSNDSAANLPPHFDCDLILSHKEKNHLKTGEEFPIDWIYKARDVAGVAASVPLYSGADYWWNPQDGSRNRVFTLGVNLDDPMFTTAIIAANRRALQKPGAVIYDRLSRHELGQVESGTTTTLGRIKVTVVGLCELGPNFSYEGHVIMSADTFLLMQNQPRDVIDLGLIRVQPGADVNEVRQRLLAALPPQALLLTPAEINTREIRVTTQRSPAGIVFGIGLVVGFAIGVIICYQILFNEVNDHLPQFATLKAMGHPPRFISGIVLHEAVLMALAGFIPGLIAGFGLYMLIEHFTQIRMFLTPGRVLLIFVLTSGMCLLAGHLALKKVHSTDPADLF